The sequence TGATTTTCTATAGATATTAAAGGTTTTCCTGGAGTTGCCATATCTCCAGGCTTTATATTCTTTGCTGTTATCACACCATTAAAGGGAGCTGTTAAATTTGTGTATTTAAATTGAGAGCTCACTTCATTTTTCATTTGATTAGCAGATTCTAAACGAGCCTTAGCCATTTTAAAACGTGCTGTCATATCATCCATTTCTTTTTGTGAGGCACTATTTTTAGTGAGTAAATTTTTGAAACGAGTATAGTCTTTTTTAGCATTGTTAAAAGCAACCTTAGCTTCAGTAACACCTGCATTTACTTGAGCATTTTTTGCTTGTAAATCAGCATTGTTTATTGAGATTAATAATTGTCCCTTTTTTACTTTGTCACCTATATTAACATGAGTTTTGTTTACAAATCCCATTATGCGTGTGCTTAAATCAGCATTGTTTACTGCTTGTATTTTACCACTTGTTGTTATAAAAAGACTATTATTGTTAGTAATAACTTTACTTACTTTTACAGCAGTTTTCGGATTGTTATTTATGTGTGTTTTTGTCTCCTTTTTACCACAACTAAAAAGTAATAAGAATATCGAAACAAGTGTGATTTTATAAATGATTTTCATTTGTGTAATTATTCTTTTGTTAAAAAAATTAAATATGCTTTGGTATAGTTATATTGATATACTGTTTGATAGTACAGTAATTGTTTTTGAGCATACTGAGTTTCAGCTATTAGTAAATCTGAGGTTTTTTCTAACCCTTCTTTAAAACGGTTTTTTCGAATTCGTAATGCTTCTGAAGATTGCTTTAACGCTAGTTTTGTTAAATTTAATTGTTTTTCAGTATATGCTAGAATGCGTTTAGTTTTGTTTAGTTCTAACTCACTTTTAGCTTTATACTGATGGTATTCAAGTTTTGATTTTTCATAAGCAGCTTTACTTCCTTGAATTTTTCCATAGCGTTCAGCACCTTTAAAAATATTCCAACTTAATTGAGCACCTATTAAATAGCCATTACTATTAGCACTAAAAATTTTATTGTCATATAATTCATAACTACCAAAAGCGTTTAATGTAGGTAGAAAACTCATTTTATTTGCAGTGTGCATTTTTTTATAAGTTTCTGAAGTTAATTGCATTGCTTTTAAATCTGAGCGGTTATCAGATAGCGTTTTATTTGATAATGTGTTAAAAGGTTTTACTTCTAAGCTATCAGCAGGTTGATAAATATTGTTTTGTGTTTCACTGACTAAAAAGGATAAGTGGTTAGAAATGTTCTCTATGGTATTATTAGCAGTATATAATTGATTTTTGACCTCCGTAACTTGTACTTCTATAGCTAAAATATCTGCACGTTGTAAATAACCTTGCTCAAGACTATTTTCAGCCACTTGTAAGTTTGCTTTTGCCGCTTCTAATGATTTTTCTAAAACATATACATTTTTATATGACAATTGTAATTGCATGTATAATTTTTCAGCTTCAAACAATAAAAAATCTTTAGTACGTTGAATTTGTAAACTAGTTGCCACCATTTTGGTTTTTGCAGCTTTACGTTTATAAAGTCCATCAATATTTAATATCGGTTGTTGAATTTCTATTTTTGTAGCAAAATTTTGAGTGCGTTTAGGATTGTTTAACAAAAGAGGATTGAAATCTGCTTGAATTAAAATTCCTTGATTTAATTTGCTTCCGAATGCCATCAAAGGATTAGTCGTAATAAAACCAGTATGAGAAGCGGTTATGTTAGGTAAAAAAATAGCACTTGTTTGTTTATAGTTTGCTTGAGCTTGCAAATAATTTTGTTTACTTATTTTAAGAGAAGAATTGTTTTCTGTAACTTTATTAAGGAC is a genomic window of Tenacibaculum sp. MAR_2010_89 containing:
- a CDS encoding TolC family protein: MKIKLFNFLIVSFFLSNTISAQNNVLISKKEVLNKVTENNSSLKISKQNYLQAQANYKQTSAIFLPNITASHTGFITTNPLMAFGSKLNQGILIQADFNPLLLNNPKRTQNFATKIEIQQPILNIDGLYKRKAAKTKMVATSLQIQRTKDFLLFEAEKLYMQLQLSYKNVYVLEKSLEAAKANLQVAENSLEQGYLQRADILAIEVQVTEVKNQLYTANNTIENISNHLSFLVSETQNNIYQPADSLEVKPFNTLSNKTLSDNRSDLKAMQLTSETYKKMHTANKMSFLPTLNAFGSYELYDNKIFSANSNGYLIGAQLSWNIFKGAERYGKIQGSKAAYEKSKLEYHQYKAKSELELNKTKRILAYTEKQLNLTKLALKQSSEALRIRKNRFKEGLEKTSDLLIAETQYAQKQLLYYQTVYQYNYTKAYLIFLTKE
- a CDS encoding efflux RND transporter periplasmic adaptor subunit, translating into MKIIYKITLVSIFLLLFSCGKKETKTHINNNPKTAVKVSKVITNNNSLFITTSGKIQAVNNADLSTRIMGFVNKTHVNIGDKVKKGQLLISINNADLQAKNAQVNAGVTEAKVAFNNAKKDYTRFKNLLTKNSASQKEMDDMTARFKMAKARLESANQMKNEVSSQFKYTNLTAPFNGVITAKNIKPGDMATPGKPLISIENHDIFEVITMIPENEISKIQKNIEVNVLIKSINKTIKGKVTEISHSAKNTGGQYIVKIRLNKTNTNVLSGMYTAVQFPITKKTTTSDIILIPKKAIITRGQLSGIYTVSQSKTAILRWLRLGRTFGENVEVLSGLSANESYIVSSEGKLYNGVSVLIK